The following are from one region of the Hymenobacter sp. YIM 151858-1 genome:
- a CDS encoding biotin/lipoyl-containing protein produces MLQVRTGSQQSWNIDFKPNEISVDGEPFGWDLVSLGAGRYHLLWEGRSYSAELLEMDAASKQVSLKLNGQRFDLQVKDRFDLLLEKLGMSEAASNKINEVKAPMPGLIVDIRVTPGQAVQKGDALLVLEAMKMENILKSPGDGVVSAVKVSLRDNVTKGQVLVLFA; encoded by the coding sequence ATGCTACAGGTCCGTACCGGCTCCCAACAGTCTTGGAATATCGATTTCAAACCAAACGAAATCAGCGTTGATGGCGAGCCGTTCGGCTGGGACTTGGTAAGCCTAGGTGCGGGCCGCTACCACTTGCTGTGGGAGGGGCGCTCCTACTCTGCCGAGCTCCTGGAAATGGATGCGGCGAGCAAGCAGGTTAGCTTGAAACTGAACGGGCAACGCTTTGACCTGCAAGTCAAAGACCGCTTCGATCTGTTGCTCGAAAAGCTAGGCATGAGCGAGGCTGCCAGCAACAAAATCAACGAGGTGAAAGCCCCCATGCCTGGCCTGATTGTCGACATCCGGGTGACGCCTGGCCAAGCCGTGCAAAAAGGCGACGCTTTGCTGGTACTGGAAGCCATGAAGATGGAAAACATCCTGAAGTCGCCCGGCGATGGGGTGGTAAGCGCCGTAAAAGTGAGCCTGCGCGACAACGTAACCAAAGGCCAGGTGCTGGTGCTGTTTGCCTAA
- a CDS encoding O-antigen ligase family protein — MLARWYRNGYLSQYLLLVACVGGVVGLLFTARAFVALAPVAAVVAAGLNPNIRREVPRWLRNRAALRLAVLYALMPLSWWYTQDWPVWRHEVYRQLPLIGVPLAFCLAVPLSRRQRVGIGVFFVLTTALLGAATVGRYLLNQQAAQDLIRVGQNVPSVSGIFHIHFGILLALAAFLAVPLSRLPELRKGPRWLLLAAGATAVSSLHILAYRTGLMAFYLALVAVVLLLLRRRPLLALGMVALGAALALGAYYGLASVQERVASTLYDLEQYQLGHDINHFSLSRRLAAWHNALDIVARHPWLGVAPADVRHALMEQFAVRTYGLAPENRVMVHNQYLHYLVGGGVVGLAVWLWVLITPLVQPSLRRNPYVRYFLLTFGAAALADSLLELQIGFNLFVFLYGFLVVAAERRAQHPDATL; from the coding sequence GTGCTTGCCCGTTGGTACCGCAACGGCTACCTGTCGCAGTATCTGCTGCTGGTTGCCTGCGTGGGCGGCGTTGTGGGCTTGCTGTTTACGGCGCGGGCCTTTGTGGCCTTGGCACCCGTGGCGGCCGTGGTGGCTGCTGGCCTCAACCCCAACATTCGCCGCGAAGTACCTAGGTGGCTGCGCAACCGCGCTGCCTTGCGCTTGGCCGTTTTGTATGCATTGATGCCGCTTTCGTGGTGGTACACGCAGGATTGGCCGGTATGGCGCCACGAAGTGTACCGCCAGCTGCCGCTTATTGGCGTACCGCTGGCCTTTTGCCTGGCAGTGCCACTAAGCCGGCGGCAGCGCGTGGGCATCGGCGTGTTTTTTGTGCTGACCACGGCCCTGCTAGGAGCTGCCACCGTCGGGCGCTACCTGCTCAATCAGCAAGCGGCGCAAGACCTGATCCGGGTAGGGCAGAATGTGCCTTCCGTTTCGGGCATCTTCCACATCCACTTCGGTATTCTGCTGGCGCTGGCTGCTTTCCTGGCGGTACCGCTGAGCCGCTTGCCCGAGCTGCGCAAAGGCCCTAGGTGGTTGCTGCTGGCCGCCGGAGCCACAGCCGTAAGCAGCCTGCACATACTCGCCTATCGTACCGGCCTGATGGCTTTTTACCTGGCCCTTGTGGCTGTGGTGCTACTGTTGTTGCGGCGCCGGCCCCTGCTGGCATTGGGCATGGTGGCCCTAGGTGCCGCGCTGGCCCTGGGGGCCTATTACGGCCTGGCATCGGTGCAGGAGCGTGTAGCCAGCACCCTCTACGATCTGGAGCAGTACCAGCTGGGGCACGACATCAACCACTTTTCGCTGTCGCGGCGGCTGGCTGCCTGGCACAATGCCCTCGACATTGTGGCCCGGCACCCGTGGCTTGGCGTGGCCCCGGCCGATGTGCGCCACGCCCTGATGGAGCAATTTGCCGTGCGCACCTACGGCCTCGCGCCCGAAAACCGCGTGATGGTGCACAACCAATACTTGCACTACCTGGTAGGTGGGGGCGTAGTTGGCTTGGCCGTGTGGCTGTGGGTGCTTATTACGCCGCTGGTGCAACCCTCTTTGCGCCGCAATCCGTACGTGAGGTATTTCCTGCTGACTTTTGGCGCGGCGGCCCTGGCCGATTCGCTGCTGGAGCTGCAAATCGGGTTCAATTTGTTCGTCTTCCTCTACGGCTTTCTGGTAGTGGCGGCGGAGCGCCGGGCCCAACACCCTGACGCAACCCTCTGA
- the gmk gene encoding guanylate kinase yields MQGKIIAFSAPSGAGKTTIVHRLMERIPELSFSISACTRDRRGRTEQNGKDYYFITVQEFQEKIRHDEFVEWEEVYEGSYYGTLKSEIERIWGGGKHAILDIDVKGGLSVKEFYKDRALCIFVKPPSLEVLEQRLKARATDSASSISARLYKANFELTFEDRFDAVIVNDDLDQATAQAEKLVRDFITAELAIV; encoded by the coding sequence ATGCAGGGGAAGATTATCGCCTTTTCGGCGCCGTCAGGCGCTGGTAAAACCACCATCGTCCATCGGCTCATGGAGCGAATTCCGGAGCTGAGCTTTTCCATCTCGGCGTGCACGCGCGACCGGCGCGGCCGCACCGAGCAGAACGGCAAGGACTACTACTTCATTACGGTTCAGGAGTTTCAGGAGAAAATCCGCCACGATGAGTTCGTGGAGTGGGAGGAAGTCTACGAAGGCTCCTACTACGGAACCCTGAAGTCCGAAATCGAGCGCATCTGGGGCGGCGGCAAGCACGCCATCCTCGATATCGATGTAAAAGGAGGCTTAAGCGTAAAGGAGTTTTACAAAGACCGCGCGCTGTGCATCTTCGTAAAGCCCCCGTCGTTGGAGGTGCTGGAGCAGCGCCTGAAAGCGCGCGCCACCGATTCGGCTTCAAGCATTTCGGCCCGCCTCTACAAAGCTAATTTCGAGCTGACGTTTGAAGACCGGTTTGATGCCGTCATCGTGAACGACGACCTGGACCAAGCCACCGCGCAAGCCGAAAAGCTGGTGCGCGACTTCATTACGGCTGAGCTGGCTATTGTGTGA
- the nadD gene encoding nicotinate (nicotinamide) nucleotide adenylyltransferase translates to MSTPRRVGLLFGSFNPIHIGHLILANYMATQTDLDAVWLVVSPQSPFKVGEELLPEQERLALVNLAIAGNPQLQASDVEFGMPRPSYTIDTLDELRARHPGTQFVLLMGGDNLPGLPRWKAAERLLSEVDIYVYPRPGADLPAELPANVRLVPAPLLDISATFIRATVRAGKSIRYLVPDAVLQRIREARHWA, encoded by the coding sequence ATGAGCACTCCGCGGCGCGTAGGCTTGCTTTTTGGGTCGTTCAACCCCATCCATATCGGGCACCTGATCCTGGCTAATTACATGGCTACCCAAACCGACCTCGATGCGGTTTGGCTGGTGGTGTCGCCGCAGAGCCCGTTTAAAGTAGGGGAGGAGCTACTGCCCGAGCAGGAGCGTTTGGCTTTGGTAAACCTCGCCATTGCCGGCAATCCGCAGCTGCAAGCCTCCGATGTGGAGTTCGGCATGCCCCGCCCAAGCTACACCATTGATACTCTCGACGAACTGCGTGCCCGCCATCCGGGCACGCAGTTTGTGCTTTTGATGGGTGGCGACAACCTGCCCGGCCTTCCTAGGTGGAAAGCGGCCGAGCGGCTGCTCTCGGAGGTCGACATTTACGTGTACCCCCGGCCCGGAGCAGATTTACCGGCCGAGTTGCCTGCCAACGTGCGCCTGGTACCGGCCCCGTTGCTCGATATTTCCGCTACGTTCATCCGCGCTACCGTGCGGGCAGGCAAATCGATTCGTTACCTGGTGCCCGATGCCGTGCTGCAACGCATCCGGGAGGCCCGGCACTGGGCATAA
- a CDS encoding glycosyltransferase family 9 protein: protein MKTFIISRTDAIGDVVLTLPLCGWLKQQYPGCRVVLLGRSYTQAVAAACPAVDAFLNDDELRQLPEAEQVAALQQVQADAIVHVFPNRRLASLARKAGISHRIGTRSRWFHWLTCNRLVALSRRHSPLHEAQLNCQLLRPLGLNHTPELADLQPLGKLRPDEPVPADIAALLERGSSQQRNVVLHPGSRGSGRDWPLEFYGQLARLLHAQGHRVFITGTAAEGQQLQSWLQEHAAYCINLTGRLSLGQLIGFIAWADGLVAASTGPVHLAAALGRHALGLFVPMRPMHPGRWAPLGPRAEYLVLDKPDCNTCRHDASVCSCIRTIAPAAVAARIEAWQPLAAQ from the coding sequence ATGAAAACGTTTATCATCAGCCGCACCGATGCCATTGGCGACGTGGTGCTGACACTGCCCTTGTGTGGCTGGCTGAAGCAGCAATACCCCGGCTGCCGCGTGGTTCTGTTAGGCCGCAGCTACACGCAGGCGGTAGCCGCTGCCTGCCCGGCGGTTGATGCGTTTTTGAACGACGACGAGCTGCGCCAATTACCCGAAGCCGAGCAGGTTGCCGCGTTGCAACAAGTGCAGGCCGATGCCATAGTACACGTGTTTCCGAACCGTCGCCTGGCTTCCTTGGCGCGTAAGGCCGGCATCAGCCACCGCATCGGCACGCGTAGCCGCTGGTTTCATTGGCTTACGTGCAACCGGTTGGTGGCACTCAGCCGCCGACACTCGCCGCTGCACGAGGCGCAGCTCAACTGCCAGCTGCTGCGCCCGCTTGGGCTGAACCACACGCCTGAGTTAGCCGACCTGCAGCCCCTAGGTAAGCTAAGGCCCGATGAGCCAGTGCCAGCCGACATTGCCGCCCTACTCGAGCGCGGCAGCAGCCAGCAACGCAACGTGGTGCTGCACCCCGGCTCGCGCGGCAGCGGCCGCGATTGGCCGCTCGAATTCTACGGCCAGCTCGCGCGCTTGCTGCATGCCCAGGGCCATCGGGTATTTATTACCGGCACCGCTGCCGAGGGCCAGCAGCTGCAGTCCTGGCTGCAGGAGCACGCTGCCTATTGCATCAACCTTACTGGCCGGCTTTCCCTAGGTCAGCTTATCGGGTTCATTGCTTGGGCCGATGGTTTGGTGGCAGCCAGTACCGGGCCAGTGCACCTGGCTGCTGCGCTTGGGAGGCATGCCCTAGGGTTGTTTGTGCCGATGCGCCCCATGCACCCCGGCCGTTGGGCACCGCTCGGCCCGCGGGCCGAATACCTCGTGCTCGATAAACCCGATTGCAATACCTGCCGGCACGATGCCTCGGTGTGCAGTTGTATCAGAACCATAGCGCCCGCAGCGGTGGCAGCACGTATTGAGGCTTGGCAGCCGCTCGCCGCGCAGTAG
- the frr gene encoding ribosome recycling factor yields MDEEIQLYLSDAEESMSKALQHTSTELSRIRAGKATPTMLDSLRVDYYGTPTPVAQVANVSAPDARSLVIRPWEKNMLGEISKAIKNSDLGLNPVMDADSVRLNLPPMTEERRRDLVKQVKNEAENGKIRIRGIRKDVNDSLRKLLKDGAAEDSVKDAEAKVQKYTDSYIVKIDELMSKKEAEIMTI; encoded by the coding sequence GTGGACGAAGAAATTCAGCTGTACCTGAGCGACGCCGAGGAGTCGATGAGCAAAGCACTGCAGCACACCAGTACCGAGCTGTCGCGCATTCGGGCCGGTAAGGCCACCCCTACCATGCTCGATTCGTTGCGTGTGGACTACTACGGCACGCCTACCCCCGTGGCGCAGGTGGCCAACGTATCGGCCCCCGATGCCCGCTCGCTGGTAATCCGGCCGTGGGAGAAAAACATGCTGGGCGAGATTTCGAAAGCCATTAAGAACAGCGACCTGGGCCTGAACCCGGTGATGGACGCTGATTCGGTGCGCCTGAATTTGCCCCCCATGACCGAGGAGCGCCGCCGCGACCTAGTGAAGCAGGTGAAGAACGAAGCTGAAAACGGCAAAATCCGTATCCGCGGCATCCGCAAGGATGTAAACGACTCGTTGCGCAAGCTGCTGAAAGACGGCGCTGCGGAGGATTCGGTGAAGGACGCGGAAGCCAAAGTGCAGAAATACACCGACAGCTACATCGTAAAAATCGATGAGCTGATGAGCAAGAAGGAAGCCGAGATCATGACGATCTAA
- the pyrH gene encoding UMP kinase, which yields MKYNRILLKLSGEALMGRQQYGIDAERLMQYAEEIRAVAQLGVQVAVVIGGGNIFRGVQAEAFGLDRVQGDYMGMLATVINSMALQSALEKLGIPTRLLSGVTIQRVCEPYIRRRALRHLEKGRVVIFGAGIGSPYFTTDSAASLRAIEVEADVVLKGTRVDGIYTADPEKDPSATRYPQITFDEVMEKNLNVMDMTAFTLCKENNLPIIVFDMNKGGNLLKLAQGETVGTLVTMNGNQAAGAQPGTSLASDLKRASTQQAEQA from the coding sequence TTGAAGTACAACCGAATTCTGCTAAAGCTGAGCGGCGAGGCCCTCATGGGCCGGCAACAATACGGCATCGATGCCGAGCGCCTGATGCAGTACGCCGAGGAAATCCGGGCTGTGGCGCAGCTGGGCGTGCAAGTAGCTGTGGTTATCGGCGGCGGCAATATCTTCCGGGGCGTACAGGCCGAAGCTTTCGGCCTCGACCGGGTGCAGGGCGACTACATGGGTATGCTGGCCACGGTTATCAACTCCATGGCCCTGCAAAGTGCTCTGGAGAAGCTGGGCATCCCTACGCGCCTGCTTTCGGGCGTTACCATCCAGCGCGTGTGCGAGCCTTACATTCGGCGGCGGGCTTTGCGCCACCTCGAGAAAGGCCGCGTGGTAATTTTTGGCGCGGGCATCGGCTCGCCCTACTTCACCACCGATTCGGCTGCTTCGTTGCGGGCCATTGAGGTAGAAGCCGATGTGGTACTGAAAGGCACCCGCGTTGACGGCATTTACACCGCCGACCCCGAGAAAGACCCTTCGGCCACCCGCTATCCGCAGATTACCTTCGACGAGGTGATGGAGAAGAACCTGAACGTGATGGACATGACGGCCTTTACGCTCTGCAAGGAGAATAATTTGCCCATTATTGTGTTCGACATGAACAAAGGGGGCAATTTGCTCAAGCTGGCCCAAGGCGAAACCGTAGGCACGTTGGTTACGATGAACGGCAACCAAGCGGCCGGCGCTCAGCCCGGCACCAGCCTGGCTTCGGACCTGAAGCGCGCTTCGACGCAGCAAGCTGAACAAGCCTAG
- a CDS encoding sigma-70 family RNA polymerase sigma factor produces the protein MSDTPERVPKLSKEEKDRRFQAELLPVLDSLYNFAYRLTLDEDDANDLVQETYLKAYRFFEYFEPGTNAKAWLFRILKNSFINDFRKKSKQPAKVDYSEIEGYYNTEEVDAEGDTGSTSPDLRQQATRDLIGDEVASALNSLPVDFRTVIILCDLEGFTYEEMAKVLDIPIGTVRSRLHRARNFLKDKLERYAKKMGYGNDSGEVDVAEAYDEDED, from the coding sequence ATGAGCGACACTCCCGAACGGGTACCCAAACTGAGCAAGGAGGAGAAAGACCGCCGATTCCAGGCCGAGCTACTGCCCGTGCTGGATTCGCTGTACAACTTTGCCTACCGTCTCACCCTCGACGAGGACGATGCCAACGACCTCGTGCAGGAGACTTATCTGAAGGCCTACCGCTTCTTCGAGTACTTTGAGCCGGGAACCAACGCCAAAGCGTGGCTGTTTCGCATCCTGAAAAACTCGTTCATCAACGACTTCCGGAAGAAGAGTAAGCAACCCGCCAAGGTCGACTACAGCGAGATTGAGGGCTACTACAACACCGAGGAAGTTGATGCCGAAGGCGACACGGGTTCTACCTCGCCCGACTTGCGCCAGCAGGCCACCCGCGACCTGATCGGCGACGAAGTAGCCAGTGCCTTGAATTCGCTGCCGGTGGATTTTCGCACCGTTATCATTCTCTGCGACCTGGAAGGTTTTACCTACGAGGAGATGGCTAAAGTGCTGGACATTCCGATTGGAACGGTTCGCTCGCGTTTGCACCGTGCCCGTAATTTCCTCAAGGACAAGCTCGAACGCTACGCAAAAAAAATGGGCTACGGCAACGATTCCGGCGAAGTCGATGTTGCCGAAGCGTACGACGAAGATGAAGACTAA